From Bacillus rossius redtenbacheri isolate Brsri chromosome 16, Brsri_v3, whole genome shotgun sequence, a single genomic window includes:
- the LOC134540429 gene encoding TM2 domain-containing protein almondex isoform X2, whose amino-acid sequence MLRVDVGCIYILIFCFLVNGVEYSETGDDNSPNTSFVNVQFFQGPREFVRAVRCQYCYQTEKWEHKCELSPNCKSADSPRKYYLTNCTVRSAVVCLGNRVFQKKQLCNWTSGYHWRTTLILSIMLGGFGVDRFYLGYWQEGLGKFFSFGGLGVWTLIDVILIGLHYLGPADGSLYL is encoded by the exons ATGTTACGTGTCGACGTCGgttgtatatatattttgatattttgtttTTTGGTAAATGGGGTTGAATATTCGGAAACAG GTGATGACAACTCACCAAATACGAGTTTCGTGaatgtgcagttttttcaa GGCCCACGGGAGTTTGTGCGCGCGGTGCGCTGCCAGTACTGCTACCAGACGGAGAAGTGGGAGCACAAGTGCGAGCTGTCGCCCAACTGCAAGTCCGCGGACTCCCCTCGCAAGTACTATCT GACCAACTGCACGGTGCGCAGCGCGGTGGTGTGCCTCGGCAACAGGGTGTTCCAGAAGAAGCAGCTGTGCAACTGGACCAGCGGGTACCACTGGAGGACCACGCTCATCCTCAGCATCATGCTGGGGGGCTTCGGCGTCGACAG GTTCTACCTCGGCTACTGGCAGGAAGGACTGGGCAAGTTCTTCAGCTTCGGTGGTCTGGGCGTGTGGACACTCATTGACGTGATCCTCATCGGCCTGCACTACCTGGGGCCGGCAG
- the LOC134540429 gene encoding TM2 domain-containing protein almondex isoform X3: MKCDVWGRQASPAQCPSGVECRRLGGACIDCSPSFNHSCVYGKRLNVTCRAKDTAVCTGPREFVRAVRCQYCYQTEKWEHKCELSPNCKSADSPRKYYLTNCTVRSAVVCLGNRVFQKKQLCNWTSGYHWRTTLILSIMLGGFGVDRFYLGYWQEGLGKFFSFGGLGVWTLIDVILIGLHYLGPADGSLYL; encoded by the exons a TGAAATGCGACGTGTGGGGCCGGCAGGCCAGCCCCGCACAGTGTCCCTCGGGAGTGGAGTGCCGCCGCCTGGGCGGGGCATGCATCGACTGCTCGCCCAGCTTCAACCACAGCTGCGTCTACGGCAAGCGCCTGAACGTCACCTGCCGCGCCAAGGACACCGCCGTCTGCACT GGCCCACGGGAGTTTGTGCGCGCGGTGCGCTGCCAGTACTGCTACCAGACGGAGAAGTGGGAGCACAAGTGCGAGCTGTCGCCCAACTGCAAGTCCGCGGACTCCCCTCGCAAGTACTATCT GACCAACTGCACGGTGCGCAGCGCGGTGGTGTGCCTCGGCAACAGGGTGTTCCAGAAGAAGCAGCTGTGCAACTGGACCAGCGGGTACCACTGGAGGACCACGCTCATCCTCAGCATCATGCTGGGGGGCTTCGGCGTCGACAG GTTCTACCTCGGCTACTGGCAGGAAGGACTGGGCAAGTTCTTCAGCTTCGGTGGTCTGGGCGTGTGGACACTCATTGACGTGATCCTCATCGGCCTGCACTACCTGGGGCCGGCAG
- the LOC134540429 gene encoding TM2 domain-containing protein almondex isoform X1 — translation MLEGSVTICLCTTYETIEIVYKCLISYVMLRVDVGCIYILIFCFLVNGVEYSETGDDNSPNTSFVNVQFFQASPAQCPSGVECRRLGGACIDCSPSFNHSCVYGKRLNVTCRAKDTAVCTGPREFVRAVRCQYCYQTEKWEHKCELSPNCKSADSPRKYYLTNCTVRSAVVCLGNRVFQKKQLCNWTSGYHWRTTLILSIMLGGFGVDRFYLGYWQEGLGKFFSFGGLGVWTLIDVILIGLHYLGPADGSLYL, via the exons ATGCTCGAAGGTTCTGTAACAATATGTCTATGTACGACGTATGAAACAATTGAAATTGTTTACAAATGTTTGATTTCGTACGTCATGTTACGTGTCGACGTCGgttgtatatatattttgatattttgtttTTTGGTAAATGGGGTTGAATATTCGGAAACAG GTGATGACAACTCACCAAATACGAGTTTCGTGaatgtgcagttttttcaa GCCAGCCCCGCACAGTGTCCCTCGGGAGTGGAGTGCCGCCGCCTGGGCGGGGCATGCATCGACTGCTCGCCCAGCTTCAACCACAGCTGCGTCTACGGCAAGCGCCTGAACGTCACCTGCCGCGCCAAGGACACCGCCGTCTGCACT GGCCCACGGGAGTTTGTGCGCGCGGTGCGCTGCCAGTACTGCTACCAGACGGAGAAGTGGGAGCACAAGTGCGAGCTGTCGCCCAACTGCAAGTCCGCGGACTCCCCTCGCAAGTACTATCT GACCAACTGCACGGTGCGCAGCGCGGTGGTGTGCCTCGGCAACAGGGTGTTCCAGAAGAAGCAGCTGTGCAACTGGACCAGCGGGTACCACTGGAGGACCACGCTCATCCTCAGCATCATGCTGGGGGGCTTCGGCGTCGACAG GTTCTACCTCGGCTACTGGCAGGAAGGACTGGGCAAGTTCTTCAGCTTCGGTGGTCTGGGCGTGTGGACACTCATTGACGTGATCCTCATCGGCCTGCACTACCTGGGGCCGGCAG